The following proteins come from a genomic window of Natronosalvus vescus:
- a CDS encoding ArgE/DapE family deacylase: MTTRDAITDAVDRKYEEGLAFLEEFLRIETENPPGMNYREGAEFLRDQLEARTYDVDLLTVPESVVAEYYPDRTDHERVNVLAHLDEGREGPDIHFTGHFDVVPAGEDWATDPYEPRLEDGKLYARGSSDMKSGIAASVLAIDALRELDVPIRGTITQSMTVDEETGGFTGLGELVREGHLSAENTDYCVYTECFDSSRICLGHRGVLKFRVRTHGEKAHGCMAHDGHNAVMAMNDFLTRIDAYRDRLHERTTDEPVVPSESARADISATMIDAGYSENVVPDRCTSTFYRVLVPEESVESAREEIQTLMAETEAATGTRVEYEEIMFAEPAIVSRDCTVAQSFAREIEPHHGKPEYVVSPGSDDQRFVVNDAGIEECIVYGPGLLEQAHVEDEYVPTEEVVTAAKVMAAATADLMGELDG, encoded by the coding sequence ATGACGACACGCGACGCGATCACCGACGCCGTCGACCGAAAGTACGAGGAGGGCCTCGCATTCCTCGAGGAGTTCCTGCGCATTGAGACCGAAAATCCGCCGGGCATGAACTACCGCGAGGGCGCAGAATTCCTCCGCGACCAGCTCGAGGCGCGCACCTACGACGTCGACCTGCTCACCGTCCCCGAGTCCGTCGTCGCCGAGTACTACCCGGATCGAACCGATCACGAGCGAGTGAACGTCCTCGCCCACCTGGACGAGGGACGGGAGGGACCTGACATTCACTTCACCGGCCACTTCGACGTGGTGCCGGCGGGCGAGGACTGGGCGACCGACCCCTACGAGCCCCGTCTCGAGGACGGAAAGCTCTACGCCCGCGGCTCGAGCGATATGAAATCGGGCATCGCCGCGAGCGTGCTCGCGATCGACGCCCTCCGGGAACTCGACGTACCAATCCGAGGAACGATCACCCAGAGCATGACCGTCGACGAGGAGACCGGCGGGTTCACCGGCCTGGGTGAACTGGTGCGGGAGGGGCACCTCTCCGCGGAGAACACCGACTACTGCGTCTACACCGAGTGTTTCGACTCCTCGCGCATCTGTCTCGGCCACCGCGGCGTGTTGAAGTTCCGAGTTCGCACACACGGCGAGAAGGCCCACGGCTGCATGGCCCACGACGGGCACAACGCCGTGATGGCGATGAACGACTTCCTCACCCGGATCGACGCCTACCGCGACCGTCTCCACGAGCGGACGACCGACGAACCCGTCGTCCCGTCGGAGTCCGCCCGAGCCGACATCTCGGCGACGATGATCGACGCGGGCTACTCCGAGAACGTCGTCCCCGACCGGTGTACCTCGACGTTCTACCGCGTGCTGGTACCCGAAGAGAGCGTCGAGAGCGCTCGCGAGGAGATTCAAACGCTGATGGCCGAGACCGAGGCCGCGACCGGTACCCGTGTCGAGTACGAGGAGATCATGTTCGCCGAACCCGCCATCGTCTCCCGGGACTGTACGGTCGCCCAGTCGTTCGCCCGCGAGATCGAACCTCACCACGGGAAACCCGAGTACGTCGTCTCGCCGGGGTCGGACGACCAGCGCTTCGTCGTCAACGACGCCGGCATCGAGGAGTGTATCGTCTACGGGCCGGGGTTGCTCGAGCAGGCCCACGTCGAAGACGAGTACGTGCCAACGGAGGAGGTCGTCACCGCGGCGAAGGTGATGGCCGCGGCCACGGCCGATTTGATGGGGGAGCTAGATGGTTGA
- a CDS encoding SDR family NAD(P)-dependent oxidoreductase — protein sequence MHDSDQRVIVTGAGSGMGEATARRFADVGASVLVVDLEETAAESTADAIGADGGDAVTHVADVSDPEAVEGMIDRAVTEFGGLDVLHNNAGIPQESTPVEDVDEETWDAIQDVNLKSAFLGTKYAVPHLRESDAGVILNTASTAAIRPRTGLSAYVASKAGMVGLTKQLAYELADDGIRVNAICPVATDTPMLQDFAAGDLSVESMHDTIPLGRLCEPTDVAAAAVFLASEDAAMITGTALEVDGGRDI from the coding sequence ATGCATGATAGTGACCAACGCGTGATCGTGACCGGCGCTGGCTCGGGCATGGGTGAGGCGACCGCTCGGCGGTTCGCCGACGTGGGGGCGAGCGTCCTGGTCGTCGACCTCGAGGAAACCGCCGCGGAATCGACCGCCGACGCCATCGGCGCCGACGGCGGGGATGCCGTGACCCACGTCGCCGACGTCTCCGACCCGGAGGCGGTCGAGGGGATGATCGACCGAGCCGTCACCGAGTTCGGCGGCCTGGACGTGTTGCACAACAACGCCGGCATTCCACAGGAGTCGACGCCCGTCGAAGACGTCGACGAAGAGACGTGGGACGCGATCCAGGACGTCAACCTCAAAAGCGCCTTCCTCGGAACGAAGTACGCGGTGCCACACCTGCGCGAGTCCGACGCCGGCGTGATTCTCAACACGGCCTCGACGGCGGCGATACGGCCACGAACCGGCCTCTCGGCGTACGTCGCCTCGAAGGCGGGCATGGTCGGACTGACGAAACAACTCGCCTACGAACTGGCCGACGACGGCATCCGAGTCAACGCCATCTGCCCGGTCGCGACGGACACGCCCATGTTACAGGACTTCGCCGCCGGCGACCTCAGCGTCGAGTCGATGCACGACACCATCCCGCTGGGGCGGCTGTGTGAACCGACGGACGTCGCCGCCGCGGCCGTCTTCCTCGCCAGCGAGGATGCCGCAATGATAACGGGGACGGCGCTCGAGGTCGACGGTGGACGTGACATCTGA
- a CDS encoding FAD-binding oxidoreductase, with product MSQTTITTQDGETTSLSAETLESFDHRVRGSILFPADTGFEEATRLWNGMIEKTPALVVQPTGTADVVAAVEFARDHDLSISVKGGGHNIAGTALVDGGLTIDLCRLRGVVVDPDSRTATAQGGCLVGDVDRETQLHGLATPLGFVSETGLAGLTLGGGFGYLTRRFGWAVDNLLEVEIVTADGEVRRASRETNADLFWAVRGAGHNFGVVTSFTFQLHAVGPTVYGGLIAWPFDSAEDVLETYRALTDEAPRTLTAFLILRRAPPAPFVPEEWHGKRICAMAVCYSGDLETVEEVLSPIRGLGEPVVDLLQEQPYTQLQSYLDATQPKGHNYYWKTEFASELGDEFLSTMRELAAECPIPGAQLLFAHVGGALNEREEGDGAVGNRDARFVYGAAGMWEPDDPQSAAHQQWIREAWEQFQPFSTGGNYVNFQTADDDEKRLRATYEANFDRLVSAKTAYDPDNVFRSNRNVRPADPTR from the coding sequence ATGAGCCAGACGACTATCACAACGCAGGACGGAGAAACGACGTCACTCTCAGCAGAGACACTCGAGTCGTTCGACCACCGCGTGCGCGGGTCGATACTCTTTCCGGCGGACACCGGCTTCGAGGAGGCGACGCGCCTCTGGAACGGGATGATCGAGAAAACGCCCGCCCTGGTCGTCCAGCCAACCGGGACGGCCGACGTCGTCGCGGCAGTCGAGTTCGCCCGCGACCACGACCTCTCGATATCGGTGAAAGGTGGCGGCCACAACATCGCCGGAACCGCCCTCGTCGACGGCGGCCTGACCATCGATCTGTGCCGTCTACGCGGGGTCGTCGTCGATCCAGACTCCCGGACGGCGACGGCCCAGGGCGGCTGTCTCGTCGGCGACGTCGACCGTGAAACGCAACTGCACGGTCTCGCCACCCCGCTCGGCTTCGTCTCCGAGACCGGGCTGGCCGGCCTGACCCTCGGTGGCGGCTTCGGCTACCTGACCCGCCGATTCGGCTGGGCGGTCGACAACCTGCTCGAGGTCGAAATCGTCACCGCCGACGGGGAGGTTCGGCGCGCCAGTCGCGAGACGAACGCGGATCTCTTCTGGGCCGTTCGCGGCGCTGGCCACAACTTCGGCGTCGTCACGTCGTTTACGTTCCAGTTACACGCCGTCGGGCCGACCGTCTACGGCGGGCTAATTGCGTGGCCGTTCGACTCGGCCGAGGACGTCCTCGAGACGTATCGCGCACTCACGGATGAAGCGCCGCGGACGCTCACCGCGTTTCTGATTCTTCGTCGTGCGCCCCCAGCACCGTTCGTTCCCGAGGAGTGGCACGGCAAACGGATCTGTGCGATGGCCGTGTGCTACAGCGGCGACCTCGAGACCGTGGAGGAGGTACTGTCACCGATTCGGGGGCTGGGAGAGCCGGTCGTCGACCTCCTCCAGGAACAGCCGTACACGCAGCTCCAGTCGTACCTCGACGCGACCCAGCCGAAAGGCCACAACTACTACTGGAAGACCGAGTTCGCGTCCGAACTGGGTGACGAGTTCCTGTCGACGATGCGGGAGCTGGCTGCGGAGTGCCCAATCCCGGGCGCACAGTTGCTATTCGCACACGTTGGTGGGGCGCTCAACGAACGCGAGGAAGGCGACGGCGCCGTCGGCAACCGCGACGCTCGCTTCGTGTACGGGGCGGCGGGGATGTGGGAGCCAGACGACCCACAATCGGCGGCCCATCAGCAGTGGATTCGGGAGGCGTGGGAGCAGTTCCAGCCGTTTTCGACCGGCGGGAACTACGTCAACTTCCAGACCGCGGACGACGACGAGAAGCGGTTGCGAGCGACGTACGAGGCGAACTTTGATCGCCTCGTCTCGGCCAAAACGGCGTACGACCCGGACAACGTCTTCCGGTCGAATCGGAACGTTCGTCCAGCCGACCCGACTCGGTGA
- a CDS encoding class I SAM-dependent methyltransferase translates to MQTSPWGESDYQRHYVWPGVRSMLPDLTGKRILDAGCGIGEYTNRLLERGGDVVGVDHSARAIGVATDRFGDRATFHHADLTEPLAFAADDEFDLVVSILVLGHIERWRPVFEEFRRILAGDGALLFAVIHPMRRYRRHRDEFDSYYDVDSHTLEWGDTGATVEQYHRPIGEVIHSLTESGFRLEAFREITPQEGYREANQDRYETAMHEPDTLCVRARPDSGD, encoded by the coding sequence GTGCAAACGAGTCCGTGGGGCGAGAGCGACTACCAGCGCCACTACGTGTGGCCGGGCGTTCGGTCGATGCTCCCCGACCTCACTGGCAAACGGATTCTCGACGCCGGCTGCGGGATCGGCGAGTACACGAATCGTCTCCTCGAACGCGGTGGTGATGTCGTTGGCGTCGATCACAGCGCTCGAGCGATCGGGGTCGCGACCGACCGCTTCGGGGATCGGGCCACGTTTCACCACGCCGATCTCACCGAACCCCTCGCGTTCGCGGCCGACGACGAGTTCGACCTCGTGGTTTCGATCCTCGTTCTGGGACACATCGAACGCTGGCGACCGGTGTTCGAGGAGTTCCGCCGAATCCTCGCTGGCGACGGGGCGCTGCTGTTCGCAGTGATACACCCCATGCGACGGTACCGACGCCACCGTGACGAGTTCGATAGCTACTACGACGTCGATTCGCACACGCTCGAGTGGGGCGACACGGGGGCCACCGTCGAACAGTACCACCGGCCGATCGGTGAGGTCATCCACTCGCTCACGGAGAGCGGCTTTCGACTGGAGGCGTTTCGTGAGATCACCCCACAGGAGGGCTACAGGGAAGCGAATCAAGACCGGTACGAGACGGCCATGCACGAACCGGATACCCTCTGTGTACGGGCTCGTCCGGATAGCGGTGACTGA
- a CDS encoding HdeD family acid-resistance protein, with amino-acid sequence MSTVTTETGAYSLEEGWRTLALAGAVVAILGLLAMILPVATGIAITYVIGAMLVLGGVVHGAHAYTARGWTGTSWQVVLAAVSIAAGILLLVNPIIGLMTITLLAIGYLIVDGLAELGTSLRMGSGSGRGWIAASGVLSLVLAVFLFAGFPVTAAWFVGFVVGASLLFTGLSMVGVAYGGRHLEEDVTPPAAEPRGA; translated from the coding sequence ATGAGCACAGTTACAACTGAAACCGGAGCCTACTCCCTGGAAGAGGGATGGAGAACACTTGCGCTAGCGGGTGCGGTCGTCGCGATACTCGGCCTACTCGCAATGATCCTTCCCGTCGCCACGGGAATCGCGATCACCTACGTCATCGGCGCCATGCTGGTATTGGGCGGCGTCGTCCACGGCGCACACGCCTACACCGCGAGAGGATGGACGGGAACGAGCTGGCAGGTCGTCCTCGCCGCGGTTTCGATCGCGGCCGGGATCCTCCTCCTGGTGAACCCGATCATCGGCCTCATGACCATCACGCTGCTGGCCATCGGCTACCTGATCGTCGACGGCCTGGCGGAACTGGGCACGAGCCTTCGCATGGGCAGCGGATCGGGCCGTGGCTGGATCGCAGCCAGCGGCGTCCTCTCGCTCGTCCTGGCAGTCTTCCTCTTTGCCGGCTTCCCCGTGACTGCTGCCTGGTTCGTCGGCTTCGTAGTCGGCGCGAGCCTGCTCTTCACGGGCCTCTCGATGGTGGGCGTTGCCTACGGCGGACGCCACCTCGAGGAGGACGTCACCCCGCCCGCGGCTGAACCCCGTGGTGCGTGA
- a CDS encoding ABC transporter ATP-binding protein — MTIPSPTEERVTTEPLLSVENLKKYYPITSGILNRHVGDVKAVDGVSFDLYPGETLAIVGESGCGKSTLAETLLQLHEPTAGTVRYDGKDLASLDRSELRRIRRDLQMIFQDPSASLNDRMTVGRIIKEPMSIHGGVENPNERVRELLNVVGLDPNDHFNRFSHELSGGQCQRVGIARALALNPSIVVADEPVSALDVSVQAQILSLLEELQTTYDLTFLFVSHDMSVVRHIADRVAVMYLGRIVELTDVETLFEDPKHPYTQSLLSSVPTVGTGGRSDDRIHLEGTPPDPADPPTGCNFHPRCQLKPELAEGDQRQCEVEDPDLEDTGIGSVACHHWAD; from the coding sequence AGCCACTCTTGAGTGTCGAAAATCTGAAGAAGTATTATCCGATTACCAGCGGGATCCTCAATCGCCACGTCGGTGACGTCAAAGCCGTCGACGGCGTGAGTTTCGACCTCTATCCGGGGGAAACCTTAGCGATCGTCGGCGAATCTGGCTGCGGGAAATCCACGCTGGCTGAAACGCTTCTCCAGTTACACGAACCGACAGCCGGCACGGTTCGCTACGATGGCAAGGATCTCGCTAGCCTCGACAGATCGGAGCTTCGACGGATTCGGCGGGATCTCCAGATGATTTTCCAGGATCCCTCTGCCAGCCTCAACGACCGAATGACCGTCGGACGAATTATCAAGGAGCCGATGAGCATTCACGGTGGCGTCGAGAACCCGAACGAGCGTGTTCGCGAGCTACTCAACGTCGTCGGGCTCGATCCGAACGACCACTTCAACCGATTCTCCCACGAGCTCTCCGGCGGGCAGTGTCAACGCGTCGGGATCGCTCGAGCCCTCGCGTTGAATCCATCCATCGTCGTCGCAGACGAGCCGGTGAGTGCACTCGACGTCTCCGTACAGGCACAGATCCTCTCGCTGCTCGAGGAGTTACAGACGACGTACGACCTCACGTTCCTGTTCGTGAGCCACGACATGAGCGTCGTCCGGCATATCGCCGACCGTGTGGCCGTCATGTATCTCGGCCGAATCGTCGAACTGACCGACGTCGAGACGCTGTTCGAGGATCCCAAACACCCCTACACGCAGTCGCTGCTCTCGAGCGTGCCGACCGTCGGCACTGGTGGCCGGTCGGACGACCGGATTCACCTCGAGGGCACGCCGCCGGATCCGGCCGATCCGCCCACTGGCTGTAACTTCCATCCACGATGCCAGTTGAAGCCCGAGTTGGCTGAGGGGGATCAACGGCAGTGTGAGGTCGAGGATCCTGACCTCGAAGACACGGGAATCGGATCGGTGGCCTGTCACCACTGGGCTGACTAA